A window of Rosa rugosa chromosome 7, drRosRugo1.1, whole genome shotgun sequence genomic DNA:
CTGAGCACGAACATGCCAAGAGACAGTTCTTTGAATACTTGCAAGGTATGTCATTTTCCCATACTTCTGAGGGGGGTCATTGCATCCTGTTGCTTTGTTCTAACTAGCATCCGTCTGTGCAGGTGAGGCTGAGTCTGGGTTGGAACGACTTCATCAATGTGCAGAAAAGGAGCTGCAAGTTTATCTCAATGAAGAGGACCCACCAAAAGATTTTAATGAGTTTCGCACAAAACTTGCTGGATTGACCAGGTATTCTGAGTTGATTACAAGGACTCATCTAAGAGATAATtagctaaaatttagggtagttAACCGCCCCCCTCCAGAAAGCGGTTACGAGATGGAGGAAATAGTGGAGTAGATGGTTGGCAACTTGATAAAGTGAAGCAAGGCTGTAGTTGCAAATTCTTGTCATGTTTGTCATAAGCAATGAGATATTCTCCACTTCATTTCTTGACTCATACTACTCCATTGGCTTATTGGAGTTaatttgacatttttttttcaagagaTTATCTGACTAGTTCACTTCTATTTTCTGTGTGCATATTGACATACTTGGAATAGTATAGCTTTTCTACTTATTGATGTATTGTTCATCTTCAATGAAAACAGCGTGACACGAAACTACTTTGAAAATTTAGTTCGAGCTCTGGAGAATGGTCTGTCAGATGTGGACTCCATTGGTGCAAGCAGCAAGACGGCAAACTCAAAGAGTTTGGGAGGTGCAAGCAGCAAGGGAAGAGGTGGGAGGGGCAAGGCTACAACATCCAGGTCAAGTAGCTCCAATAGAAATATTGATGATTTAGTCCACTGGTCCTGTGAACATTGCACCTTTGCAAATGTGAGGTCAGCCACTGTCTGCCAGATGTGCCAACAACGCCGGTAGGTAGGTCAATTTTGTTATGCAAATTGACCTACCTGGATGTGGGGGCCTTGGTTTATTGCCTATTTGGCTGGCTTGTTGCAGTGAAGTATCAGCCTAGTGGGCTGGTTGGGAGGAAGAGATTTGCCATCACTCATGTTTGGAATTATAAATGCAAGGACAAATCAGAAATAAGGAAGGGTCCAGGGAAGCAAAGGAGAAGACACTTACTATGTACGTCTTTTGTTATTGAAATATGAGCGGTATATAGTTCCTGCTGTTTGTCTATCTTATCTGTGCCTGTCTTCACGCAAATGTAATTTAATGTAATTgttcttaattaattagttgCTGATGAAATTTTAGTAAGTTTGAAGCTTCATGTGGGTTGTAAGAGTAAACTAGTTGGGGGACAATATACTGAATTGGCCCCTGCATAGATGAAATAATTATGTATTTCCTTTAAGATGATATATACGAATTCCTTCCTATCACCAGAAAACTGGGAACACCAAGTTACTAGAATTGTTTTGGGATGTAAATTGACTTGTCATCTAGATTTTGTACCATAATGTTGAAACTAGCCCCATGGGaaaattttggccaaaaatgTTTAGTAGTTAATTTGTTATGACTGGTGAGCTATAAAACTTTCTATAAAAATGTCTAGTAGTTAATTTGTTACTAACATAAAACTTTCTCATCGAAAACACTCGAGGGTTTAACTCCAGGTGCCTGTATAAATTCTGATCACAGGGACACACAAAAACCAACCAAACTAAAACCGTCAGACTATCCCACACCTTGAATCAAAGTAATGAATCGATcagaaaaaaggaaagaaaaaactaaTGCAACTGATTCTAGAATTCATTGATCATTTCCAATGCCCAAAATCCACTGTGCGAGATGAGTCAAATACGGTTCTGCTTGGGAGCTGCTGCTCAGTATTGGTGCTAGGCTCTGAAGCTCTGCATTGAACTCCCTCTCGAATTTGCTGCAACATAGGGTTACAGAGGGTTAGAGAGTAACAGAGACCAGTGTCACCGTGTGTGATCCAGAGACACTTCAAACTTACAGAATAGCATCAGTAAAATTTGTGTTGCTGGAGTTTATTGATAGTGCCTGACATCGGCTCCGTGATTTGGACTGCTTAGGTCTCTCTGACACAAGTGAACTAATCAACCATTGAGTTGCTGAAGCATATTGTAGGCAAAGTGATTTCAGCCTCTCCACCTTCTGCATTTCAGAGAATTCACTATTaggaaaaacacaaaaaccaagAATTCTAAACCCGAGTAGCGAGCATACGATCCAAATTTCTAAAAGGATGTAATCCCGAACATGTCTTAATCTATTCATCCATGATTTATAACATTTGGGATTTATAAAGGATAAACATGAATATTCAGATTCTGATCCAAAATCTACTTTGGTGAGGACACAAGAATATTCTATGGTCAATCCTTGGTAGTTTAATGAGATACAGAAAAAATTGAGAAAGCTTGAAAGTCAAATTCTCTAAGGTGCTTAAACCCAATTTTAAGGACTTAGTAACATTATATAGTTGAACTGATTGGTTAGACCATTGCAGTCTACATAAAGATTTaattgcagaaaagaagaaaacacagTCCACACGGATTTCATACAATCTTTATCATATAGTTATTTACGGATATTGATAAATCTAAATTTCTCTAAATCATTGCATGCAAATGGAGCATAAGGTTTTATGGAAGATGCTCACACTTGTTTAAAGTACAACTTAGCTTTTTTGGCAGTCTCCTAGAAAGATTTATTCAACACTCTGCATGTCTCCTTGGCCTCAGATATATCTGTTCATTTTTCTTCCTTCCTTGTGGATTTTCTGTAATCAAAATTGTCCACTCTTTCCACTTGAAGGGATCTACTCTCCAACCTCTTCTATGATAATTTCCTCTACTCTAAATTTCTAGCTATTATGCATGTAAATCATATGAAAAAGCACACACCTTGAGAAATTCAGGCAAAAGAAGCAAACACCCTCTCAAGCACTTGTCAAGGAAGAAGTCATGGTGTTGGATAACCTATATCAGGAAGAGCCTTGTAAGACTAAAATGAGCTTCCCTCtatttgtttcctttttctttgtGTCAAATGAAGAAATACAATTTCTATAAAAGAGAAAGACAGACCTCATCTATGCTCTTTGCAGTCTGAAGCCTATTATGCATCACATGCCAATTGGGTTCAAGAACCTGTAAACAAGTTCAGTTGTGAAAAGCACACAGCCAAATTTCATTCTAGGAAAAAATATATTTCAGAATATGTAGAAACAAAAATGCAAAGATTTTCTATTTCAGAATATGTAGAAACAAAAATGCAAAGATTTTCATCTGTTTCCTCCTAGGTCAGAGGGTGCAGGTGTCAATCGCAAGCATAGCCAGGTATCAGATTCAACTATTACCATGCTCTGTTGTGTTCACAagggaaaaacaaagaaagcgaACCAATAAAAAGCaaagggaagaaaaaaagaaagaaagaaagaaaacaactaAGCAAAATACTTGGATATAGCAAAAAGAAACACTACACTACAGCTAAAGCATGACAAAGGCATCCCAAAACGAAAAAATACGTGGTGAGAGGGGGAGCAATTAAGAAAGTAAAAACCTGCCTCAAAGGTTAGATAGTGTAGAAGGCTATTAATAAATTTAAGCATGCTCCGACAGAGGAGAGATGATCTGCCGATAGCACTTCCACGCATGTTCAGGGCACGAACTCCCTGCAAATACATACTTCCACTCAATTAAGCACAGAAATGAGGCCACATGACCTGGCTACATGTCATAAGTATGGAATCTAGTCCATACCTGATGCACTTGCCACGCCCCACAAAGTTGGCGTTCTACATGCTTACAGTGGAAAAGGGAGCGGAAAATCAACTGATACTTTGTTAGGGCTTTCTTAGAGATCACTATAGACAATGGCCACCTAACCTGAAAATATTCCTCAAACAGTCAAACAAATCAAAGAGAAATGGGGCAAGATCATGGTGCAGGGTGATATCAAATAGCATCACATTCTAATTTTCAAAAGCAAGCTCCATGGAGAAAATTGCAACCATGAATATCCTCCCAAATATACATCATGCATCAtgtaaagtaataaaaaaaaatcccatCTAGTCCGTTACTTTAGATAAAAGTTCTCACATAATCTGTCAGCAGACCTtataattcaaagaaaatgtcTCAAGTCCAGTTAAGCTCAGCGGTTCCTCAAGATCATTATCATCAAGAACATTCCTGCTCTTTTCACGATCTTTAAGTGTCCCTAGTCTTCTAAGCAAAGAAGATGTTTCCTGACGCAAAATGGCAAAAGGTATTAATGCCAGATCTTATTCATGCTTTTCACATAGAAGCAAAACTTTTGAGCTGTTTACCACACAACATGTTAAGTCCTCATGGCAGGGATCTGCTGCGGCTGCTGTGGTTCGCAAAGCAAGGTCTAGTAGAGACTATTTAGACAACAAAAAGTAAAACCATCACTTATCTCCAACAGTGAAAATAAAATAGTATATGCCTGATATGGCTATTGATGAAGATGAAAAACGTACTTGCAGTTTCTCCACAGAAATGTCGTCAAGCTTTTTCATAAGCTCATCCCGAGCAATATCCATAAAATGAACTAAAAAGTCACCCTGTAAGAAACATCAGGGTTATCTAATTGATTTGAATAACATTTTTATTGTATGAATATATTGAGAGAAAACATTCTACTTAATAACCACATGGTAGAATAAATTAAACATCACAAAATCCTTTATAATAACCAGGTACTGCCTCTGAGATCTAGACCTGAAAACCAACCATGCTAGTGCTTGACGGAGCTAATACCCAAGTGTTCAAAATGACCAACCACGATGTATGGTGACAGTAACATACACATGCTCACTTATTCCCATGGAATATTAAGTAAACACAGACCTAGCACCTCACCTGATATAGATGACTGAAGCTTTCCAATCTCAATGGCAGATGAAGCATAAATATTCATACTAAAACATATTGCATAATCATTAATCTACTTCCAAGTTCACTGGTCATACAGCAGTATACCTGATCAAGAAGAAGATAGTGCTTTATAGATCGTAGCTTTCCCATTAGATCATActacacagaaaaaaaaaaaaaaaaaagataaaaaaaaaagggaagattAGACAACAAGGTAAACAATTGCTATGAAATCATGAATTTATTCATATAGGAACCAAAAAGGATGATAACATATGCACAGAAAAGTATTTATGACGACTGAGCCTCACCTTTTCTTTGATAAGATTTAAGAGCTCGCTGCTTGCAAAGTCATAAGCAGATTTTATACATTCGATATAACGATGATTTGATCCAAAGCtcatcaattttgaattttcagaTACAGGGACCTATTCATACAATCCAGTCACTGACAGATACTAACGGAACCACAAGGGAGGTGAAGGATTGTACAAAAAAAAGATAATATTGTACAAATGTACAGGATAAACCATAGTGGAACCTGAACATGGTGCCCGCATTCTCTCATGACATTTAGATACTTTCCGGTGATCAAAATTGTCCCAGCAATATTTGCAAGAAAGCTAGGAATTCCATCCTTAAGGCTGTAACGTTGCCTCCAATACTTGGCATCATAATCTTGAGTGAGGCTTTCCTGTAACACATTAAGCACAAGGCTTTTGATGGGATTGCACTCATATAGCTCCTCAATTATATATATCAGAGAATGCACTATAAAATTTATAATTGTAAGGGTAGACAATACCTTTTGAAGAGATTTGTTCTCAGCAATGAAAAATTCACCATAAGGATCATCAATGACTCCTTCATAGACCCACCTATAAGAAGTTTCATTTCCAAACATTGAGATCAAACAAAGTATCCTTCAGATACAGTAAAATGATAAATCCAAGTCACAAGAGCTTATAGGATTGGATATATAGAAAGAAGAGATATAAATGATACTCAAGAAAAAAGTTGCATGCACCCACAAACACAATACTCTGCACAGATCTAATTTGGGTCTGAAACATGTCTTCCTCAAGCACAATTGCCCATAGCCTCTATCCAAAACCTCATCCCTCATTCCcccaaacaaataaagaaaaagatgaataaataaataaagaagagAAATGAAAACAGTCATGGAGCAAAATGAACTGCAGTTTGTCTAGTGCTAGTTCCAATATAGTACcagaagaacaaagaaataacTTAACTTATGGGAGCATTTTAAGCTTATGTAGTTTTAACTAGAGATGTTTGATAGGATGGCATGTATAAGACACTGCCAGGGGAAGTTGCAATTCCCACAACAAACAAAGAATAGTAGACATTCCAGAAGAGTACCTCTCTAATATACCCAGGTAGGCATTGCTAGCACATTCAGCCATCTTTTCTAGCAATGACCTTACAGCAGTATCACCAGCCATGGCCTTAGCCTGGATATTTCAAAGAGCCATATTAGTATGAAGTAGCAattcaaaaaagaagagagagagtgcTTTTTACTTCCCAAAGAAGCAGCCAAAAGTTATGCAATTACTATTATCGAAACAAGTATTAGGTAACATAAAGATAAGGACTAACCTGACTCTGCACAAGGTTAAGTACTGCAGAACCGACAAAATTATTAGCTGAAGCTTTCTGTATTACAGTGGATAGTGCTTGCATAGATCCCATCATTGGCTGAAACACACAGTAGAGAATTTACTCAGTTTTGatcaaaggaaaaaaagggAACCCTTAAAGTGGTTAAATTTGTCTAAGAAAAGCTCATGCCTGACAGTAATACCACAAGCCTTGTAAGGAGAGTCTTCCGAGTCGAAATTGGTGTTCAAGCTGTGCCACCATAGCCTGGTAATCCTAATGAAGAGTAAAAGGGGGGAGGAGGTCACTCATTCTAGAATCAAATATGAAAACACCTTAAAAGAGTGATATTAAATGGTTAGATGAAAAAGGAAtatgaagaaaaggaaagaagatgGTTACTAGGAGGAGGGCCCTGAGAGCAGCAGCAAAGGCATGATTAACTAAGCCATTCTTGAACTGAGATCTTGATTCAACAAACTGATTGATGAGCATG
This region includes:
- the LOC133720092 gene encoding gamma-tubulin complex component 2; its protein translation is MEINSSISCPSTPRWNSERPFLTGRFHQETKTTSRFADIKDSHTLGFQDAIGCYNAAVQELMVIDDLLSAMVGIQGRYISIKRVRAREDDFTFQVDASMDLALQELAKRVFPLCESFMLINQFVESRSQFKNGLVNHAFAAALRALLLDYQAMVAQLEHQFRLGRLSLQGLWYYCQPMMGSMQALSTVIQKASANNFVGSAVLNLVQSQAKAMAGDTAVRSLLEKMAECASNAYLGILERWVYEGVIDDPYGEFFIAENKSLQKESLTQDYDAKYWRQRYSLKDGIPSFLANIAGTILITGKYLNVMRECGHHVQVPVSENSKLMSFGSNHRYIECIKSAYDFASSELLNLIKEKYDLMGKLRSIKHYLLLDQGDFLVHFMDIARDELMKKLDDISVEKLQSLLDLALRTTAAAADPCHEDLTCCVETSSLLRRLGTLKDREKSRNVLDDNDLEEPLSLTGLETFSLNYKVRWPLSIVISKKALTKYQLIFRSLFHCKHVERQLCGAWQVHQGVRALNMRGSAIGRSSLLCRSMLKFINSLLHYLTFEVLEPNWHVMHNRLQTAKSIDEVIQHHDFFLDKCLRGCLLLLPEFLKKVERLKSLCLQYASATQWLISSLVSERPKQSKSRSRCQALSINSSNTNFTDAILKFEREFNAELQSLAPILSSSSQAEPYLTHLAQWILGIGNDQ